In the genome of Nocardiopsis composta, one region contains:
- a CDS encoding PGPGW domain-containing protein, translating into MTQTPLTGTEEPDPAGSRATPARKRYWRRIRARTRIWRMRMRSHPILHATWRTAVAVVGGAVLVMGLIMCVTPGPGIAGIILGLAILSSEFGWAHGLLRRARNYAVRAKESAFAAERRRRERRRLRKGGRR; encoded by the coding sequence ATGACTCAGACCCCACTGACCGGCACCGAGGAGCCGGACCCGGCGGGATCCAGAGCCACGCCCGCGCGCAAGCGGTACTGGCGCCGCATCCGAGCCCGCACGCGCATCTGGCGGATGCGGATGCGCTCCCACCCGATCCTCCATGCCACCTGGCGGACGGCGGTCGCCGTGGTCGGCGGCGCCGTGCTCGTCATGGGCCTCATCATGTGCGTCACGCCGGGCCCGGGGATCGCCGGGATCATCCTGGGGCTGGCGATCCTGTCCAGCGAGTTCGGCTGGGCGCACGGCCTGCTCCGCCGGGCCCGCAACTACGCGGTGCGGGCCAAGGAGTCCGCGTTCGCCGCGGAGCGGCGGCGCCGCGAGCGGAGGAGGCTGCGGAAGGGCGGCCGGCGCTGA
- a CDS encoding roadblock/LC7 domain-containing protein — MTIRSTAPGELSWLLDDLLTRAQGTRHAIVLSTDGLLMASSSRLDRSAAEHLAAIASGLHSLAAGASRQFDAGEIRQSIIEMDGAFLFVAAAGEGACMALLSDTDSDVGLIAYEMNKVIQRVGQYLSAPPRPDMPVSSGRAEH; from the coding sequence ATGACCATTCGGAGCACCGCCCCTGGCGAACTGAGCTGGCTGCTGGACGACCTCCTCACCCGCGCTCAAGGAACCCGGCACGCCATCGTGCTGTCCACCGACGGCCTGCTGATGGCCTCGTCGAGCCGACTGGACCGGTCCGCCGCGGAGCATCTCGCCGCGATCGCCTCCGGCCTGCACAGCCTGGCCGCCGGAGCCAGCCGGCAGTTCGACGCCGGGGAGATCCGCCAGAGCATCATCGAGATGGACGGGGCCTTCCTCTTCGTGGCCGCGGCGGGCGAGGGGGCGTGCATGGCACTGCTCTCCGACACCGACAGCGACGTCGGCCTGATCGCCTACGAGATGAACAAGGTGATCCAGCGGGTCGGCCAGTACCTGTCCGCCCCGCCCCGGCCGGACATGCCGGTCTCCTCCGGCCGCGCCGAACACTGA
- a CDS encoding aminotransferase class IV codes for MRVWIAGAGYGRGAVVDAAEARIPALDHGITVGDGVFETVKGIGGQPFALSRHLRRLARSAAGIGLPEPDLELLAEGVRQAVDAAPEVQAARIRITMTGGVGPLGSERGDGEPTYIVAVAPMPPMAPSTEVWVVPWTRNENGELAGLKTTSYAGNVRALAYAKERGSSEAIFANTAGNLCEGTGSNIFLVVRGRLVTPPLSAGPLAGITRELVLEWAGGEETDLPMSALEEASEAFLTSTGRDVQPIGAIDGRALPAAPGPVTRKTMEVFAERSASDMDP; via the coding sequence ATGCGGGTGTGGATCGCGGGCGCAGGGTACGGCCGCGGGGCGGTCGTGGACGCCGCGGAGGCCCGGATCCCGGCCCTGGACCACGGGATCACCGTGGGCGACGGGGTCTTCGAGACCGTCAAGGGGATCGGCGGGCAGCCGTTCGCGCTCTCCCGGCACCTGCGCCGGCTCGCCCGCTCGGCGGCCGGCATCGGCCTGCCCGAGCCCGACCTGGAGCTGCTGGCCGAGGGGGTGCGCCAGGCCGTGGACGCCGCCCCGGAGGTCCAGGCGGCGAGGATCCGGATCACCATGACCGGCGGGGTGGGGCCGCTCGGCTCCGAGCGCGGAGACGGCGAGCCGACCTACATCGTCGCGGTCGCCCCCATGCCGCCGATGGCGCCGTCCACCGAGGTCTGGGTGGTGCCCTGGACGCGCAACGAGAACGGCGAGCTGGCCGGGCTGAAGACGACCTCCTACGCCGGCAACGTGCGGGCGCTCGCCTACGCCAAGGAGCGGGGGAGCAGCGAGGCGATCTTCGCCAACACCGCGGGGAACCTCTGCGAGGGCACCGGGAGCAACATCTTCCTGGTGGTGCGGGGGCGCCTGGTGACCCCGCCGCTGTCCGCCGGGCCGCTGGCCGGCATCACCCGCGAGCTGGTGCTGGAGTGGGCCGGCGGGGAGGAGACCGACCTGCCGATGTCCGCGCTGGAGGAGGCTTCCGAGGCCTTCCTCACCTCCACCGGCCGCGATGTGCAGCCGATCGGCGCGATCGACGGCCGTGCGCTGCCCGCCGCGCCGGGCCCGGTGACCCGCAAGACGATGGAGGTGTTCGCGGAGCGCTCCGCCTCCGACATGGACCCCTGA
- a CDS encoding SsgA family sporulation/cell division regulator: MNSSGTTASAELGLQLLVPERTSVPLVARLDYTADDPYAIKVAFHTGEDEPVEWIFARELLTVGIVRPVGEGDVQVWPSKGGDERTVNIALSSPFGQAQFDAPVAPLAEFLHRTYEIVPAGEEADHIDLDSEIERHLS; encoded by the coding sequence ATGAACAGTAGCGGCACCACTGCCAGCGCCGAGCTGGGCCTGCAGCTCCTGGTCCCGGAGCGCACCTCGGTCCCCCTGGTCGCGCGGCTCGACTACACCGCCGACGACCCCTACGCGATCAAGGTCGCCTTCCACACCGGCGAGGACGAGCCCGTCGAGTGGATCTTCGCGCGCGAGCTGCTGACCGTCGGCATCGTCCGCCCGGTCGGCGAGGGCGACGTCCAGGTGTGGCCGTCCAAGGGCGGCGACGAGCGCACCGTCAACATCGCGCTCTCCTCCCCGTTCGGGCAGGCCCAGTTCGACGCTCCGGTGGCGCCGCTCGCCGAGTTCCTGCACCGCACCTACGAGATCGTCCCGGCCGGCGAGGAGGCCGACCACATCGATCTGGACAGCGAGATCGAGCGCCACCTCTCCTGA
- a CDS encoding haloacid dehalogenase-like hydrolase — MRIPARIGASALAVAAAVACAGPGSAAAAEQAGRDADGYCPSLSEDLEWHGDNRAELQRVIDELGICGESGEGGGRGGDRPVAAFDWDNTVTKNDVTDATLVWALQHDEILRPADWSDVNPWLTPAADRALTEACGADVPVGEPLPTSTEAACADEIFSIRSEARTMSGERAFEGQWNHRRTVPEYAWVPQLFAGHTPAEVREITKKARKRALAAPVGSTQKVGTHTVPGYVRYYPQQRDLIRTLGKAGFDVYVVSAGFEPIAETWAAGVGVPPSRTIAIRSVLDGGRITTRNEGCGGAEGGQGEVIPYIEGKRCWVNQEIFGVDGPDAWERQDAGRRIALGSGDSDTDVSFVSDATHARLVLNRNQDEIMCRAYDDADGTWLVNPMFIEPLPQRSEPYPCSSTGYTRPNGSTGPVLRDDGTVIPDQKDTAF, encoded by the coding sequence ATGCGCATCCCAGCCCGGATCGGTGCATCGGCCCTGGCCGTAGCCGCTGCGGTCGCCTGCGCGGGTCCCGGGTCCGCCGCTGCGGCGGAGCAGGCCGGCCGAGACGCGGACGGCTACTGCCCGAGCCTCTCGGAGGACCTGGAGTGGCACGGCGACAACCGCGCCGAACTGCAGCGGGTCATCGACGAACTGGGCATCTGCGGGGAGAGCGGCGAGGGCGGCGGGCGCGGCGGCGACCGGCCGGTGGCCGCCTTCGACTGGGACAACACGGTCACCAAGAACGACGTCACCGACGCGACGCTGGTCTGGGCGCTGCAGCACGACGAGATCCTCCGGCCGGCGGACTGGAGCGACGTCAACCCGTGGCTGACCCCGGCGGCCGACCGGGCGCTGACCGAGGCGTGCGGGGCGGACGTGCCGGTAGGCGAGCCGCTGCCCACCTCCACCGAGGCCGCCTGCGCCGACGAGATCTTCTCCATCCGCAGCGAGGCGCGGACGATGAGCGGCGAGCGCGCCTTCGAGGGCCAGTGGAACCACCGCCGCACGGTCCCGGAGTACGCCTGGGTCCCGCAGCTGTTCGCCGGGCACACCCCGGCCGAGGTCCGCGAGATCACCAAGAAGGCGCGCAAACGTGCGCTGGCCGCCCCGGTGGGCAGCACGCAGAAGGTGGGCACGCACACCGTCCCCGGCTACGTCCGCTACTACCCGCAGCAGCGCGACCTGATCCGCACCCTGGGCAAGGCCGGCTTCGACGTCTACGTCGTCTCGGCCGGCTTCGAGCCGATCGCCGAGACGTGGGCGGCCGGTGTCGGCGTCCCGCCGTCGCGCACCATCGCGATCCGCAGCGTCCTGGACGGGGGCCGGATCACCACCCGCAACGAGGGCTGCGGCGGAGCCGAGGGCGGCCAGGGCGAGGTCATCCCCTACATCGAGGGCAAGCGCTGCTGGGTCAACCAGGAGATCTTCGGCGTCGACGGCCCGGACGCCTGGGAGCGGCAGGACGCCGGCCGGCGCATCGCGCTCGGCTCCGGCGACTCCGACACCGACGTCTCCTTCGTCTCCGACGCGACCCACGCCCGCCTGGTCCTCAACCGCAACCAGGACGAGATCATGTGCCGCGCCTACGACGACGCCGACGGCACCTGGCTGGTCAACCCGATGTTCATCGAGCCCCTCCCGCAGCGGAGCGAGCCCTACCCCTGCTCCAGCACCGGCTACACCCGCCCCAACGGCAGCACCGGCCCGGTCCTCCGCGACGACGGCACCGTGATCCCGGACCAGAAGGACACCGCCTTCTGA